From a single Candidatus Methylomirabilota bacterium genomic region:
- the nuoF gene encoding NADH-quinone oxidoreductase subunit NuoF, whose protein sequence is MDEKILSRNFDVRDAHTLRVYREAGGYKGWEKAQGMEPVALTEEVKKSNLRGLGGAGFPTGVKWGFIPKGSTAPKYLVVNADEGEPGTFKDRYILERDPHALIEGMLIAARAIDSRLGFIYIRGEYVQPWRIFSAALKEAYDAGLVGPSVPGGGFDIVVHRGAGAYICGEETGLLSSLEGKKGWPKIKPPFPAVKGAFGQPTIVNNVETLACLPHIVSRGGEWFAGLGTKSEGGTRLYSVSGHVVRPGVVEAPVSVTLRQLIYEHCGGIRGGRPLKAVVPGGSSAAILTPDEIDIPMDVDGPKSKGSMIGSAGVIVMDDTVSIPDALMVVARFYAHESCGQCTPCRESTGWIYKMAHRIVEGKGRKEDLDTILDVAKRGAGTTICAFYDGAVGPYISYIEKFREEFEALIRSGAHA, encoded by the coding sequence ATGGACGAGAAGATCCTCTCGCGGAACTTCGACGTCCGCGACGCGCACACGCTCCGGGTGTACCGGGAGGCCGGCGGCTACAAGGGCTGGGAGAAGGCGCAGGGCATGGAGCCGGTCGCGCTGACCGAGGAGGTCAAGAAGTCCAACCTCCGCGGGCTCGGCGGCGCGGGCTTCCCGACCGGGGTGAAGTGGGGCTTCATCCCCAAGGGCTCGACAGCACCCAAGTACCTCGTGGTCAATGCCGACGAGGGCGAGCCGGGCACCTTCAAGGACCGCTACATCCTCGAGCGCGATCCCCACGCCCTCATCGAGGGCATGCTGATCGCGGCGCGTGCCATCGACTCGCGCCTGGGGTTCATCTACATCCGAGGCGAGTACGTGCAGCCCTGGCGGATCTTCAGCGCCGCCCTGAAGGAGGCGTACGACGCGGGCTTGGTGGGCCCGAGCGTGCCGGGCGGCGGCTTCGACATCGTCGTGCATCGTGGAGCGGGCGCCTACATCTGTGGCGAGGAGACGGGCCTGCTCTCCTCGCTCGAGGGCAAGAAGGGCTGGCCCAAGATCAAGCCCCCGTTCCCTGCGGTCAAGGGCGCCTTCGGGCAGCCGACCATCGTGAACAATGTCGAGACCCTCGCCTGCCTGCCCCACATCGTCTCGCGGGGCGGGGAGTGGTTCGCCGGGCTCGGCACCAAGTCCGAGGGCGGCACGCGGCTCTACTCGGTGTCCGGTCACGTCGTCCGCCCGGGCGTGGTGGAGGCGCCGGTGTCGGTGACGCTGCGCCAGCTCATCTACGAGCACTGCGGCGGGATCCGCGGCGGCCGGCCCCTCAAGGCGGTGGTGCCCGGTGGCTCCTCCGCGGCCATCCTCACCCCCGACGAGATCGACATTCCGATGGACGTGGACGGGCCCAAGAGCAAGGGCTCGATGATCGGCTCCGCCGGCGTGATCGTGATGGACGATACGGTTTCGATTCCCGACGCCCTCATGGTGGTCGCGCGCTTCTACGCCCACGAGTCGTGCGGGCAGTGCACGCCGTGCCGCGAGTCCACCGGCTGGATCTACAAGATGGCCCACCGGATCGTCGAGGGGAAGGGGCGCAAGGAGGACCTCGACACCATCCTGGACGTGGCCAAGCGCGGGGCCGGCACCACCATCTGCGCCTTCTACGACGGCGCCGTCGGGCCCTACATCAGCTACATCGAGAAGTTCCGCGAGGAGTTCGAGGCCCTGATCCGGAGCGGCGCGCATGCCTAA